The genomic stretch ACAATGTAGAAATGTTTTGCACTTAGCAAAAATGATATCAGTTTTTCTGATTAAGGTTAAGGGTTTAAGGTTTAAATATTATATTAAGATTTGAAAAACATAATTGCATCATATCGGACACTTACAGAAtataaattaattttaattataAGTAAGGTTCTATTTTGATTGGCTTTTACAGTTTTGCTGCTCATAAGAAGGGGCAGGGCGGTTGAGGGCTCCTTGAATTGGTTCTGAGGTGACTTCCATGTACCCTGCTGATGGTCTGTATCTGGACCGGACACTAGGAAATGACTCCACCTGGTTGCCTACAGCACAACCTTGGTAATATGATGCCTATAGTGAGATGTGTGGCTGTTGGCTCATGAATAATGGAGAGTTCATGCTTGTTCCAGGCGAGACCTAGATTGTCTTTCCACTTCACTGCTCCATCACACACAAGCAGACCTGAAATTAAGTAACACAGCGACACAGGACAGGCCGGTTTTATGCAGCCCTCTTTATGTCAAACAGAAAAAGTAACAGCACCACAAAGCTCACACATCAAGTTTACTGTCTTAAAAATGTTTCTGATTCCAGCAGTGATGGTCTGGTCACTACAGTAACACCTGAGTGGTAGGGAACGTCAGTGAAGTCTGAAATTGGTCGTGTCGATGCCGTCATGATGCCTTGGCGATGATGAGGATGCTCATGAGGAAGACCATAACAAAAAAGATCCACATAAAAAACCTGTCCATCACCTTAGCAACCTTCTTCCATTCTGCGACCTTGACACAAGTAGCTTTCTGCTCTCGAAAGCAGCTTGCTATGAACTGGATGTTCTTCACCACCTGAAGAAGAAACCAAGAGATTAACAAACACATCTCCAGAAACATCAGGAGAAGGAGTATGAAGGTAAAGGAAGAAAAGGCTGCTGCACCTCTTTATGTTGCATGCAGGGACAGCAGCCCGGACATGCCTGGACTGTCAGTTTCTCTGCAGGATAgaggagcttctctttcagTCCTCCATTCAGGTGCTGGAGGTTTTGTGGGGGAGACAGGGCCTGGAAATTAATTTCATCTCTCCGGATGTGTCGATAGCTCTGTGTATTTACTTGCTTCTGGTCAATTTTGTCTATTCTGGAAGTCCGGTTGTTATGGTTGGCATTGCCATTCACCTGGATATTGTTATGATGGTGGACACCATGGCCATTGCTATACTTGTGAGTCTCCCTTTGATGAAGGTAGAGGTCATGGGATGAGTCGTCAATGTTATCACTCACAGTTTCCTCAGGGTATAGGGGAATGCTTTCACTCTCTGGCGTGGTACAATTCTCCCCCACCTCATAGACGAAGAATATTTTGGACATGTAGTCGATGATGAGCACCTTGGCCCAGTGAGGGACCGGCTTGGCCTCAGCACCGCAGAAATGAATGTTCATGATAAAGATGGTGAGAGAGGTGGAGGCTGTGATCATAGTCATTGTTGCTATGTAGTACttccctgaagaagaggacagaagagatGTTTTTATGGTGGCAAACATCTAAACGACATATAGAAAGACCAAAGCTGGAATGAGACCCAGAACTTTATGGTTTTGAGAATACAGCCAAACATCTGCTAAATGACAAGTTCAATTTTACTTTGGTAAACATGAAATTatacaaacatatttttaaaaacatccttGAAATGCTTTTTATTGAAGAGAATGATGAGGGAATAAGGAGAGAGCATAGGTAACACTTATATTGACCTATTCATTTCTAGTCTAACAATGTGGTGAAATTAAAAGATCAGCAATCATTCAAACCTATGTAGGGCATGCTTTCTGCGGGAGGCATGCTCTCCGCCACCAACAACTGGAACACAGTGAGTGCCAACAGCACCGTGACCCCGAGGGAAACCTTCTCCCCCGAGTCAGCCGGCAGGTAGAAGCCCAGTGGAGCCAGGAATGAGATGAGGaagcagggcagcagcaaaTTGAAGATGTAGAAGGAGGAGCGACGCTTGAGGAGCAGCGTGAAGGTTACCTCGGTGTAAGGGTCAGAACAACAACCGTACATCCTGACTTTTCTCACTGCCGGCATGCCGTGGCACTCCCATTCCACATTCTCTACAAAGTCGGAAAGGTCACCGCTGTCCATTGTTAGACTAATGTCCACCTGCATGAAGGACAAACATGTAAATGACACAGAGATGTGAGTGTGAAGCAATGTAGCAAAACAATGGAAGAGCTTGGCGACATGGGAGTGATCCTACAGTCTCGTTTCACCCTGattatggagaaaaaaaaggaaatttttCAAATTTATCCTCAACTGATCTGGTAAATGTTCCAGCATGACTTGGTCCAGTTTGAAAGTCCTCCAAGATGGTGTAAATATACACAGAAGCCTCAAGGTAAGACTTTCACTTTTGTCCATTAACCCTTTAGATAGAAGCAAAAGTAATTTTACTCTGTGATTAGCCaaattctcattttaaatttccgcacaataaatgtattttcagtTGGATTTTTCAGACTCCAGGACTTCAGTAAAAAACATGCAATCACccaaaatattaaaatcagACTCCTCAGAAACACATAGACAGAATATTTATGTGATGACAACTtctgaaaaacaacatttaaaaaatgaagacgGGGGGGCAGCTTTTATCTAATGCCCCCGCCCCAGTCGTGGGATGCTGGTTGCATCTGCGTTTGAATGATTgaacaaaagaaatgacatcagaCTCTCAGAATTTTGAATAAACTGTGGTTCTCCCTTATTTCCTTTCTGTTTCAACACACCTGGTTACCATTGTAGGTCCAGGAGCCGAAGGTGAGGGTGCACTGCTGCCAGTCGAAGGGGAAGTAGGAGACATCAACCACACACGTGCTCTTGGTGATGGCTGGAGAGTCCCACACGATCTCTCCGTTGTATCGCAGCTTCACATTAGTGTTGGAAGCACCTGCAGACTCCTCGTCGGCTCTACTCACACAAACAACCAGGCAGCGGTTGAGGTTTGGtgtcttctctttattttgccCCCATTTGTTACTGACTTGTTGTAGAGGACAATGTCTGGTTTCCAAACCAGGTCGCTAGGGATGTTAATCAT from Takifugu flavidus isolate HTHZ2018 chromosome 6, ASM371156v2, whole genome shotgun sequence encodes the following:
- the chrna9a gene encoding neuronal acetylcholine receptor subunit alpha-9-I isoform X2: MRMATLMVWISLLVPVSHSAQGHYARKLLNDLMEDYSNALRPVEDTDEALNVSLQITLSQIKDMDERNQVLTTYLWIRQVWHDAYLKWDKEDYNDLEMINIPSDLVWKPDIVLYNKADEESAGASNTNVKLRYNGEIVWDSPAITKSTCVVDVSYFPFDWQQCTLTFGSWTYNGNQVDISLTMDSGDLSDFVENVEWECHGMPAVRKVRMYGCCSDPYTEVTFTLLLKRRSSFYIFNLLLPCFLISFLAPLGFYLPADSGEKVSLGVTVLLALTVFQLLVAESMPPAESMPYIGKYYIATMTMITASTSLTIFIMNIHFCGAEAKPVPHWAKVLIIDYMSKIFFVYEVGENCTTPESESIPLYPEETVSDNIDDSSHDLYLHQRETHKYSNGHGVHHHNNIQHLNGGLKEKLLYPAEKLTVQACPGCCPCMQHKEVVKNIQFIASCFREQKATCVKVAEWKKVAKVMDRFFMWIFFVMVFLMSILIIAKAS
- the chrna9a gene encoding neuronal acetylcholine receptor subunit alpha-9-I isoform X1, coding for MRMATLMVWISLLVPVSHSAQGHYARKLLNDLMEDYSNALRPVEDTDEALNVSLQITLSQIKDMDERNQVLTTYLWIRQVWHDAYLKWDKEDYNDLEMINIPSDLVWKPDIVLYNKADEESAGASNTNVKLRYNGEIVWDSPAITKSTCVVDVSYFPFDWQQCTLTFGSWTYNGNQVDISLTMDSGDLSDFVENVEWECHGMPAVRKVRMYGCCSDPYTEVTFTLLLKRRSSFYIFNLLLPCFLISFLAPLGFYLPADSGEKVSLGVTVLLALTVFQLLVAESMPPAESMPYIGKYYIATMTMITASTSLTIFIMNIHFCGAEAKPVPHWAKVLIIDYMSKIFFVYEVGENCTTPESESIPLYPEETVSDNIDDSSHDLYLHQRETHKYSNGHGVHHHNNIQVNGNANHNNRTSRIDKIDQKQVNTQSYRHIRRDEINFQALSPPQNLQHLNGGLKEKLLYPAEKLTVQACPGCCPCMQHKEVVKNIQFIASCFREQKATCVKVAEWKKVAKVMDRFFMWIFFVMVFLMSILIIAKAS